The following are encoded in a window of Gossypium raimondii isolate GPD5lz chromosome 13, ASM2569854v1, whole genome shotgun sequence genomic DNA:
- the LOC105782356 gene encoding uncharacterized protein LOC105782356: MEKIQHNHVQAKGLKLHVAQIGTGPKVVVFLHGFPEIWYSWRHQMVAVANAGYRAISIDFRGYGLSEHPSEPENATFNDFVNDVVAVLDSLGITKAHLVAKDFGAFVAAMVGILHPDRVSTIILLGVPFLLPGLSPLQSQLHLIPPGFYMLRWMVPGGAEADFGLFDTKTVIRKVYIMFSGSLPPVAADNQEIMDLVDSSAPVPPWLSEEDLAEYGSLYEKSGFRTALQVPYRTMMLPCGLDDGKIRAPGLVIMGEQDYIMKFPGLEDYIRSGKVKEFVPNLDVTFLAQGTHFVQEQLPEEVNHLIISFLNKHCE, encoded by the exons ATGGAAAAGATTCAGCACAACCATGTACAAGCTAAAGGACTAAAGCTTCATGTGGCCCAGATTGGAACTG GTCCCAAGGTGGTGGTATTCTTGCATGGGTTCCCGGAAATTTGGTATTCATGGAGGCACCAGATGGTTGCGGTGGCTAATGCTGGCTACCGAGCTATTTCCATTGATTTTAGGGGCTATGGACTCTCAGAGCATCCATCAGAACCAGAGAATGCAACCTTTAATGATTTTGTTAATGATGTCGTTGCCGTTCTCGACTCTTTGGGCATCACTAAG GCGCATCTTGTTGCCAAGGATTTTGGGGCCTTTGTAGCAGCCATGGTGGGCATACTTCACCCTGATAGAGTGTCCACCATCATTTTACTAGGCGTTCCTTTCCTGCTACCAGGTCTCTCTCCACTCCAGTCTCAACTTCATCTCATTCCACCAGGCTTTTATATGCTAAGATGGATG GTACCAGGAGGAGCTGAAGCAGATTTTGGCCTCTTTGACACAAAGACGGTTATTCGCAAGGTTTATATTATGTTCTCTGGAAGTTTACCCCCGGTTGCTGCTGATAATCAAGAGATAATGGATTTGGTCGACTCATCTGCACCTGTCCCACCATGGTTGAGCGAGGAGGATCTTGCAGAATATGGTTCTTTATACGAGAAAAGTGGATTCCGCACTGCGCTGCAAGTTCCATACAG GACTATGATGCTGCCCTGTGGGCTGGATGATGGGAAAATCAGAGCTCCAGGACTTGTGATCATGGGAGAGCAGGACTATATCATGAAATTCCCAGGGCTGGAAGACTATATCAGGAGCGGCAAAGTCAAGGAGTTTGTGCCCAATTTGGATGTCACATTTTTGGCACAAGGGACCCATTTCGTCCAAGAACAACTTCCTGAGGAGGTGAATCATCTCATTATCTCCTTCCTTAACAAGCACTGCGAATAG